A window of Methanobrevibacter ruminantium contains these coding sequences:
- a CDS encoding dCTP deaminase has translation MLGEIELKKLFPDFEDLVQPSGIDLELDEIFIQKSGGSLIDNEKNLPEIEALEGPVYTLKPHTAYLASIKRKVKIPKGYTMLYLPRSTLLRSFVSVQTAVGDPGFYGTLMFMIYNHGDFEYKIKSGDRIAQAVVYPVEGSGEYNGSYQEEE, from the coding sequence ATGCTTGGTGAAATCGAACTTAAAAAACTCTTTCCAGACTTTGAGGATTTGGTTCAGCCATCTGGAATAGACTTGGAACTTGATGAGATATTCATTCAGAAATCTGGAGGTTCATTGATTGACAATGAGAAAAACCTTCCAGAAATTGAGGCTTTAGAAGGTCCTGTTTATACATTAAAACCTCATACTGCCTATTTGGCTTCAATAAAGCGTAAGGTGAAGATTCCTAAGGGATACACCATGCTCTACTTGCCAAGGTCTACCTTGCTCAGGTCTTTTGTTTCTGTTCAGACAGCAGTTGGAGACCCAGGATTCTATGGAACCTTGATGTTCATGATTTACAATCATGGTGATTTTGAATATAAGATCAAATCTGGGGATAGGATAGCTCAAGCTGTTGTTTATCCAGTTGAAGGTTCAGGTGAGTATAACGGTTCCTATCAGGAAGAGGAATGA